The Candidatus Woesearchaeota archaeon DNA window GAAAGCATTGGAGCTTGAAATTTCGAATTCAGAATTTTATTTCTGCGCTGCAGAGAAAACTGACAATGAAGAAGATAAGCCATTATTTAGGGCTTTAGGCGGGGTTGAAGCAGAGCATGTTTCTATTTGGAGGAAAATATTAAAATTAGATAAAATTAATCTTGGAAAAGGCCAATGTTCCGAATCAAATATAACCAATTTAGAAGAAAGCCATAACAGGGAAGAGATGGCAATTAAATTTTATAGGGAAGCAGTAAAAGAATCAGAAAATGCATTTGTAAGAAAGATATTTGGCGCTTTAGTTCAGGTAGAGAACGATCATCTAAAGCTTGCTGAAGAAAGGCTGAAATGAAAGCTGATCAATTTTCACTACTTCTTTGCCTGTGAGTTTAGGCAGTTTTGTCAAAGAACTACACCTCTAACTGTTGCACACCCACAAATTGTTCAGAAAGTTCGAATTTTTGGTCTGCTGCTAAATATGCTTTAATTGCTTCTTTCGTTCTATCTAAAAGCCGATCCATGCTTTTAGC harbors:
- a CDS encoding ferritin: MNEKEKANAGKALELEISNSEFYFCAAEKTDNEEDKPLFRALGGVEAEHVSIWRKILKLDKINLGKGQCSESNITNLEESHNREEMAIKFYREAVKESENAFVRKIFGALVQVENDHLKLAEERLK
- a CDS encoding type II toxin-antitoxin system HicB family antitoxin encodes the protein MVKKYTVIIEKDEEGWLVSEVVELPGCHTQAKSMDRLLDRTKEAIKAYLAADQKFELSEQFVGVQQLEV